caaCTTGCATTTTTGTAGAAAACCAATATCCAATGTAACTTTGTTGAAACGTGAAAGATCTCTTTCGTAATTTCTAACCAATTTAAGCGtttaattaatttcttccggaagaatcgactaccggaagttacgattttgttatcacactttttaactagtcaccagttcctcgctctagtttttaaaattctgtgtaacagttttaaccgtcacttctgatgatgtatgctgcaacatacgaaacgtcaagtataaaatgaaaatgtttgtaaccgctgtttgttttcttttcctacTTACAAGAATGTTTTTTCCCAGTTTTTGGCCCCGTAGTGTTTTTCGTTTTGAGAATACATCATTTTGGATTTTCGAATTTTCATCGTGCGTGACCCCAAGACAGTAGCTGAAATAAACGATCTGGTTCAAAATAAGGTATCGCCTTGTGATTTTTGTCAAATTAAGCATTACAAGCTGTAGAAGACATGTTTATGCTTATTTAGTTCCGCTCAGGAGAAAAAGAGAGGGCATTCATCGCAAACTGAGCTCCAGATGTTGTTGTAGATTcgaggccgccatattggtgtcccTTCAAGGAACACCAACGTGGCTGCAAAATTGAGTGTCATGTTTCTAAACTTGGGGTTctgtaggagacaaattcataaacTACCCCGCCAATATAcaacctctttcataatggcggccaaataaaatgttcttttgttttagtgctAATTAAGGCTTTCTTGCCTCGCTAGGAcgagaaaatttcaaaagaatatttgtttcaaaatgagggcagtcgGTCTAATTaccataaatacaaaagaatgtaaaagtagtcgccatttatgaaagtggtctattttcGTGTCGCAATTTATTGGGAGAATTTCAATACGACTACAGGTTTCACGTGTTGTTCTCACAAAACAACTGTCGCATTTGTGGCGCAGTTTTAGATTAAGGCAACATTATTTAAAACGTGGTCACCTTGTGCAAGAAAGCCCGTTCGGTTTTTTCCCgtcctggggcctgtttctcgaaagtcccgagaacttttccGGCCCGAAAAGCaagtcgtcaaactgcaatctgcttattttgaaaaactgatcctttaacatgtttttaatgtgaGAAAAACTAAGAGAATTGCGAAGTTTGAAGGCCGggaacctcggcgttgcgaagatataacGGGAATCGTGGCACCCGAAATACTGGAAATAGGCCCGAaaactttcgggacttttgagaaacaggccactggTCATCCTTGTAAATAATGAAGCGTCCCTTGTATGTTTTAATGTTGTATGTTTATTAAAATGAACATTGTCTCACTTCTTACTGCGAATTCACTTACTCCTCCGTAAGTTATTTCTCGCGCAAACACTTCGACATCGATAAGCGTTTCAACaattaataataagaataataatcatcatcatcatcatcataataataataataataataataataataataataataatatttcttatATAGCGCCTATCCAGACGTGATCTAAGCGCTTTACAAgtcatgaaaaattaaaattaaaaatttatccATAAACGAAAAAGTTATTCAAAAATTTCCttgaataaataagttttaagtcGTGTTTTGAAAGTCTGGAGATTATCAGTTTTTTTATGTGTTCCGGTAGATCGTTCCAAAGTTCTGGCGAGGCGACAGCGACAGCTCTAGATCCATAAGACTTCAAATTATAGCTGGCAGGGTTAAGACGGAGCGATGTAGATGAGCGGAGGGTTCTTGAAGGACGGTGTATGTACGAGGGAGACAAATCATGCAAAGCCTTGAAAGTGAGAATTGAAATCTTAAACTTTATGCGTTCATTAATTGGTAACCAGTGTAGATCTTTCAAGATGGGAGTAATATGGTTGAATTTCGAGGAAAATGTTATTAAACGCGCGGCGGCGTTTTGTACATGCTGTAGTTTTTTAACAGCATATTTCGGAAGATTGTACAGAAGGGAGTTGCAGTGGTCAAGTTTGGATGAGATAAAGGCATGCACAAGTGTTTTGGCAGTTTCAGTTGATATAAATTTTCTGATACGTGATAGATTACGAAGGTGATAGAATGCAGATTTACATACAGTATTAATATGAGGCAGCATTGACATGGTACTGTCAAAAGTGACACCAATATTCCTGGCAGTTTGAGAAGGCTGGACGGTGTCTTGACCAAAGCAGATTGACGGCAAGCAGTGCTGTAGTCTAAATTTTGACTGAAAAAAGAGGAActcagttttttctttattcaattttagtttgttgataCTCATCCATTTGTCCAAATCAGTCAGGCATAGCTCGATACGTTCGACAGCTTCAGTCAATTCCAGTTCATTacttgttgaaaaggaaacgtAAAGTTGCGTATCGTCAGCATAGAGGTGAAATTGCAAGTTATGGTGTCGAAAGTCAGCTATAAATGGTGCAGTAtacaataaatagaggataggTCCAAGCACAGAACCTTGGGGTACTCCACAACTGAGATAACTAGGTTGTGATTTATTCCCATTAATCAGAACCGATTGAGTGCGACCAGTAAGGTAAGATTGAAACCAGTTGAGAGCAGTTCCGCTGGTTTAATCTGATTTTCGTAGATTTCCATGAAATCGAGGCAATTCAGCCAGAACCCAAACCCCTTGCGTATTCTCGTGGGTGTTATTCATAAGAAGTCACGTGACTATCACTTAAGGCTCGCGGTCTGTTGGATAGCGTGCTTGTTCGAAGAAAGTGATTGTGCTGAAAAGTTCGCATTTTTCTGTCCGAGGTAAGGAATTTTCAACATATTTtcaagaagtttattttttatgtaaGTGGAATTCGTGTGCAAGCCCTAGTTTTGGTTACTCTCGTTTCTGTTCGCACGCTAAACCCTGGCGGTTTGGTTGATTGTCGAGTTCTTTGTCATTCCGGACGGAGTATTTGGGACCGTTCGTAGCGTGCTTACCCCAAGAATTAGAGCTTCGCAGTTTCCTGTAGACCTCTTTAGCAAactttttcttacatttttcaGAAAAGGTGGTGGTTTGGGGGTCTTTTGAACTGTTAAATTGTAAAATACCGTTCCATGAGGCCACGTGAAGCTTTTCACATTAATGTATTCACAATCTTGTTTTACAACCCGCGTGGTCCACAGCAGCTTTTTTCAACAATTAACGTTTCGAGAGATCGATTCAAATGTAAGTGATTAAAAATATGGTACTGAACTGACAGTTGTGTTGGCAGAACACACGATTACGACTTCTGCCGCTGTCATATCAGAGCTGTGCGTACCATCATGGCGTCGATGGCTGAAAAGGCGTCGAAAGATGACAAAGGAATTGGATGAAGCTTTGCGTGGACAAGGCGGGAACCTCATGCAGGGTAACTACTACATTAAGCGGCCTGTCTGGGCTGTAGGACGACGTATCTCTTCGAAAAACTGTATGTTTGACACGGTAGAACTTGTGTTCGAGACTATTGGATAGGGCAAGAAGCGTTTCCAGAAAACAATTTCCTGTCGAAGTTTCATATGAAGGGTTTCTTGATGAATTCCATGAATTGAGTGATGGTGAACTTGAATTTTTGGAGAAGTTTCCAAATCACGACGCTTTCAGAgaacaaaataaatgaagaaatattcGAAAGGCCGATCGAGAGCGAAGTTTTTCCTTCGAGGAGAAAGAAAGCCTTTCCTGCTTTTTCCTGAGAGTTTCATGGTTCCAGTTTCAGTGAAAGATCAAGAGAAGCTTTTCTACCAAGAGAACCTTTTTGCAAGCCACTTCATTTTGTTCTTGGGTTTGTGCTTCCTCAGACGGATAACTGTGaaagttgtttgtttttaaattcCTTTCTTGTCTATTTTCCAATGCTAATCTGCGTAATGCCAATTTTGGGGTCACTTCTTATTAATTACTACTATTCCCATGCACAGCTCAATTTTGATTTTCGTTTAAAGTTTCTTAAACAATGTTCAGAATGAACTTGCCCTGTTCAAAGTTTATTCATAACAATTTATACTTGAGCACTAAATCACGTTTAAAAAAGGTTTGCAAACTTTCCTCAACACTTAAGTCTTAACAGAGTTTTAGTGCAGCTTTCAACACCAcaacttaaaggggcactgtcagcTTAAATTTCCTGTTTTTTGGTCAAAAATGGATACAAATCTAAAGTAGTCCTTAAGCGCACACCTACAaaattcctgacaacccactgagaaGATTTGAAATATagttatggcacaaagagctattcataTTTGAgttttggtgtctttctgacAATACTTTCTCCGAACTTGAAGAATCTGgccagtttttcaagtttcaatccatttccatccttgccatccttggctgcaaacaacaaagaatatcTTCAGCACACTTCAGTGGTTATTGggaacaaaactacagcattattttttgggtgtttattgatgcaaagacgtctttgagtattttgaagtttgactaaaatagggTGACACTACCCCTTTAAGCTGTGAACTTGATGTTGCCGTTGTGAGTTCATTTCCATTGTAGTCTATTAAAGTGATTTGTTACTCGTTGATGTAGCTCTATTTTAATGCATACTGTAGTTCATTTGCAGTCACTTAAAATAGGTTaaatacaaattaaagaaaaaagaaatttctgcaAAGCAGGCAGATTGATGCATCATTTTCACAGTACCAATTAGCTAGCAGGAGTTAAAATTACCCATTCATGGTCAAAAGCCAGGCATAAGTTTAAAATAGGGCTTTTTCTTGGTAATTTTCAATACCTGTTATGCATTACTTTggaaacattttccttgaaaaccAAAGGAGGGGATTATGAGTgcatctatttttttttttgcaaagataCAAGAAAAGAGTCTGAATTCCATTTCTATTGAACAGTATTTTTGTGATTCCTCATTCAGTTTGGAACACAATAATTGCCAGGGATAATCAGGGATAATCAACAATTATTGTTGATTATCCCTGGTAAATGAAGACAAGTGGGGGCCAAGAAGTGGTAAATTTCAACAAGAGAAGTGatctaatagaccttattcacgatgtccgccattttggatctgctattatcatgcaaattagctacacacttgtgagggggcaaacaacacaagttcgagaggttataatgaacatcttagccacacagatgatttgtttcacattCACTGAATgcttatcacctaagtagtaaaatagaatgattacacaagttacttcgatgttttttttagtgaaaaatgagcagataacaaagtagaaagtcaaaatgtcaaaggcaatcaaaagatataaaattattataaaacttacttaattttaaattctaaaatgtacttttagcaatgttattttaatatttcgaTGAgccaattttctgcaatttgccttttttttaaatgtttgccccccagcataacacatggctaatttgcatggcaatttgaaaaccaacatggcggctatcgtgaattaGGCCTATTGTAGcgcttttttttaaatcagaagaatGTTAGCAAAAGCATGTTACTTGATGATAAAATTGACACTATCTTGGCTTGAAAGCAAATTCAGAGTTCTTGTAAAAGGGTTAGGAATAATTAAGGGGTCAGTCTTTAAACTAAGTCTGGTAATGCAT
The sequence above is a segment of the Montipora foliosa isolate CH-2021 chromosome 2, ASM3666993v2, whole genome shotgun sequence genome. Coding sequences within it:
- the LOC137991761 gene encoding uncharacterized protein, whose protein sequence is MSINKLKLNKEKTEFLFFQSKFRLQHCLPSICFGQDTVQPSQTARNIGVTFDSTMSMLPHINTVCKSAFYHLRNLSRIRKFISTETAKTLVHAFISSKLDHCNSLLYNLPKYAVKKLQHVQNAAARLITFSSKFNHITPILKDLHWLPINERIKFKISILTFKALHDLSPSYIHRPSRTLRSSTSLRLNPASYNLKSYGSRAVAVASPELWNDLPEHIKKLIISRLSKHDLKLIYSRKFLNNFFVYG